One Leptodactylus fuscus isolate aLepFus1 chromosome 11, aLepFus1.hap2, whole genome shotgun sequence genomic window, TCCATCTAGAGCTGGTGTGGAGCTGCTGTCACTGGTCCCAGCACCACGCGGGGTTACTTCAATAATCCGTGGCTTTTCAATAATTCGAGCTGAGCGGTTTCCTTTTTCTACTATACCAATGATCCACGCTTGATGTCCCTCTCCATACTTTGGTGATTTTATCTCGGCACAGAAGCGAGCAGCTTGCTCCCTCGGAAGGCAGATGAGTAGACCACCTTGATAAGCAAACGTTCACATTAGAAAGCTGCAGGATAAGTCATTCCTCCCCTATTCCAGTAATCCAAATTCCTGCCCACTATAATGACATCCAGAAAGTTACAACTATTGAACACTCACCGGAAGTCTCTGCAGACGTTCCTTGAAGCAATCCAAACCGATTTCCACATGCCTTTGTGATGGCTGCCATCTTGGCGATAATTGGTAAATTGTGGATAACAAAGTTAACTTCACAATGCTGCTCCTGTGCCAGGTTCTGAGCGTGACCCAAAATCCCAAAACCAGTAATATCCGTGGCAGCATGGGCATTAAATGTGTGCATCAATGCCGCGGCTGAAAAAGTTACAGGACAAAAAGTTAAGAgtggatacttaaaggggtattcctttcTCAGAAATGGTATATTTATAGGCTATGCCAATAGTGGGAATCACTGGGACCCTCCCCAATCCTGAAAATTAACATCCATTTGACTCTTCTCCACCCCCTGTACAGAAGTACCCCTGCTCCCCATTGTGCAAGGAACAACCCCATTTACAGCCTCTTCATTCTTATTGGTGGGGGCCCCAaagggccccccctccccccatcaatTGTGATGGCACCACTTACTGTGCAGTAGCATTACCATGTGACCAACAAATCCTGAGTAGAATGCAGCCATATTTTCTAATCTTGGATaatctccttaaggctaaggcctccatgttgtggaaactcagcttttactgcggttttttgagccaaagtcaggagtggctttaataaaagggaaacatctaaaagcttcctttatatctTCTATTCCTTTTCAATCTACTGcagagtttggctcaaaaaaccgcagcaaaatctttaaaaaaaaaaaatcaaaaaaatctgcgtttctgcaatgtggggccttagcctaaagggtgtTTCCagctttttgatactgatgatctgtACTCAGGATAGATGTTTAATATCAAGTTATCAAAGTAGCAGCCGGAAGTTGACTGCTGCTTACAGTGAAGTGGTCAtttacttaaagggttattcGATTTctaacctatccttaagataggccaaCGATATTAGattagcgggggggggggggtacccaagtgtcagacccctgcagataTTGTTTACATATCAGGAGCTCATAGTTTACAATGGGATAACACCACAGATTGTACAGCGAGTGAGCAGCACGGCTCACGGTATGTAAATAATTCTGCAAGTCACGCTGTCTGAGCACCATTGATCTGCCCGTTGGTCTATCTTTAATGTTAGAAAgcagataacccctttatgtgATATAAGCAATACAGCCACTAcatatctgcttccagctccatctaCTGTATAGATTTGGTACAGTCAGCCTTCGTAAACAGCTGGTTGGTGGAGGGTCATTCGAACCACAATGATCCCAAGGACAggtcacaggaaaaaaaaaaattggacaacctaagtttttatatatttaaccagaaaagacaaaaaaacaaaaaaaaaaaccccagacaaATGTACGGCATCTCAGAAAATGAATGCGAGAGGTTGCTCACAACATAAAAAGAAGTTTGTTCAGCTTTGTGAGGAAATAATAGACTGTCAAGTCAGACTAGAAAGTCTAAAGATGCGTCAGATTTGTCGTCCAGCTTTACACACCTGTGCGATTCAGAGTAGCCATATTAAACATGGCCTCTTGATATGCCAGCTCAACCTCTTCTCTGGTCACCACCAGACGGATCTTATTCCAGCGTTCAGGCTAATGGAAGAATAGATCAAGATTGTTGGTGTTAATTCTCAGAAATGATCCTGATGAAGATCTGCTAGCCATTATTAGATCATGGGACTTACATTATCCAACCACTGGTGAGCATTCACAGCTACCTGTGTCCCTAGAGGCTTTGTCAGCACAAGGACGTCACCTGGAACAGCGTTGTGTGGCCTAACAAAAGACATCACATTGCTTTAGCCCGAGGACACACCTCACAGAAACACTGCAACATGTCACCTCATCTTTAAGTATTCATCCAAGTTAAAGAGACAATTATAGTAATGACCCATCATTATAGGATGTCAACATCAGATCCTAGCACCCCCCATTATGAGCTGACTGAAGGTGGTGCAATGCTCAGGAAAACACATTCACCTGGTCCTTGGCCATTCTACATCTTACTCTTCATTATTAAGCAAAGCTGTCAAATACTCCAGTCACTGCACGGCCCTAATCCTAGAGTACAACTCCTCAAGTGCCGGAGGGGCGGGTTGCCACCAAAACTTGGCTATCAAGCACCTAGCGGAAGAGATCTTAAAATTTGGATGGGTACTGCAGTCTCTTCACCAAGCACAGCGCAtggcatagtggctgtgcttggtattgcaattcaGCCACTTGAATGGACTACAGATGCAAAAAGGCCACATGATGTCACTCCCACtcatcagatattgatgatctattccccAAATATAGGTCCTGGAAAAATAcaatgaaacccccccccccaaaatacaGAAACTTACATAATAAATTCATTTGACTGACAAACAACCGTTGCCACTCCTCCAATGATGATCCACGGATTGACCACAGTCTGGCCTCCAGTGACAGAGGTGCCTCCCTCCTCAGCTGCATCCTTGAAACCTTTAATCATCAGGGGTG contains:
- the LOC142184656 gene encoding selenide, water dikinase 2-like, with protein sequence MAAGSLPASMAPYFPGYRPFDPESLGLGAGFRLTSFSDMKGUGCKVPRETLLRLLTGLEDGEPSEGGGGDPESSCAMPEGGNPRLGIGMDSCVIPLRHRGLSLVQTTDFFYPSVEDPYMQGRIACANVLSDLYAMGITECDNMLMLLSVSQKMTEEEREKVTPLMIKGFKDAAEEGGTSVTGGQTVVNPWIIIGGVATVVCQSNEFIMPHNAVPGDVLVLTKPLGTQVAVNAHQWLDNPERWNKIRLVVTREEVELAYQEAMFNMATLNRTAAALMHTFNAHAATDITGFGILGHAQNLAQEQHCEVNFVIHNLPIIAKMAAITKACGNRFGLLQGTSAETSGGLLICLPREQAARFCAEIKSPKYGEGHQAWIIGIVEKGNRSARIIEKPRIIEVTPRGAGTSDSSSTPALDGPC